The genomic stretch AGATCTGATGTTTGCGTTCTTGGGGAAAAAAGTAGCTGATTAGGATGTAAAGATGTTACTTGTAGGTTTAAATTTGTTGTTGATGGTGCTTAGATTGTAATCACAGATGGCTCTGTAATGGATTTAAATTATGGTTATCAACGTGAATATTTTACTATGCTAAGCTTTGAATTGTTGATGTTCTACAATCATTGATATTATGGCAGCTATAATTCATCGTAAGTTTTCAATACAGTTATAcagatgaaaataaattatcaGTATGCAAAGGTGATATCAAATCTTCCATTCATGACAGTTAATAAGTTGTTTAGGGTGTAAGGTAATTTTAGCCAACTGAGCACAAAATATATAACAATAACAACAGGTCGATAAATATTGCAAAAACTTATAGACTACACATTTTCAAACACTTCTTTGAAGACAACATTTGTTGTGGTGGTCAATGGCAGTTTCTCCTTATCATGGATCAAGATTTTAAGGCCTTTTCTGCTCTTTACTCTTGAAACTGCAACATATAACTGGCCATGGCTGAATACGCTCCTCGGTAAATATATGCCAACATGATCCAAAGACTGACCTTGAGATTTATTAATAGTCATAGCATAACAGACTGTTATAGGAAACTGTCTTCGTGTCATCCTGAATGGCCATGGCGTCTGCGTTGGAGTAATGTCCATTCGGGCAATATAAATGATACCGCCGATGTTCTTGCCTGAAATGATTTTAGCTTCGATGACATGATCAGCCAATCTTGTAACGATTAGACGTGTTCCATTGCATAAGCCTTCTGCTTGATCAATATTCCTGAGCAGCATGATTGGAGTATTTACTTTCAATCTGATCCTATGATTAGGAAGTCCCGACGTTCTCAGTCCATTCAGAAACTCAGGAgttaaaacatcaaaacattcatTGCCATCACCATCATGCGTGTCGACTGAATCAGAGCTTAGGTATTCTTTTTCATCCCCTGAAAATGCAGTGCCTTTATATTATGATCTCTTAAAGATGTAAATGAAAAATCGTCGGATAAATTTtcacaaaaaattaaatattacctggaagattgtctaATACATAGTGATTTATTTCATCTACTGTCTCAATTGTTCCAGCCAATATTGCCCTTGACTGCAGAAAAGCTACATTATTGAATTTAGCTTCAAAATTTGGATAAGTGTTTTCGAATATGGCTCGAAGGGGATCATCGAAATTAGATATCAAAATATCTGCTGGGATATCAATATCAGCATAGCCATCGTTAGGTTCTGCTAGTTTTCCATCTCCAACTTTTAATATCCAATTTGAAAACCGTTCTAACTCGGATGCCGATATGGTCGTCCCAGATTGCTGAAGCCTCATGTTTTTTGTAAGTTTCAAAACCTTACAATGATCCCAAATGTATGATGAATTGATAGTTGCATGAATTATATTTGAACGGCTGCCTCTTGGAATAACTGGTAGAATCTGTCTGAAATCCCCACCAAACACAATTACCTTCCCACCAAATATTTTATCAGATGACCTGGTTCCACCCATGATATCTCTGAGTGTTTTATCCAAAGCTTCAAAACAAAATTTGTGACACATGGGAGCTTCATCCCAAATTATCAATTTAGAAAGTTTTAGCATGTTACCCCTGTCACTACCTTTGTTAATGTCGCATGTCGAAGATTCAAGTGTGGGGATCGGAATTTTAAATTTCGAATGTGCCGTTCGACCACcggggagcaaaagggatgcaaTACCTGAAGAGGCAACTGTCAAGCATATTTGTCTTCTTGATCTTATGTAGGAAGCTAATGTTCTCCACATGTATGTTTTCCCTGTACcgccgtatccatacaaaaagaaTACCCCTCCGTTCTGGGTATCAACAGCCGTCAAGATTTGTTTGAACACATCTCTTTGTTCATCTGAAATAAAGTCAACACATAATTTAGATGCTTCATATTAGAAATATAAGTTTCTAACTTATATGAAATTCTTCTGCCTAATTGATGTTAACTACTATTTACACCTGTGAGGTTATTATACAGCGTATTAAACTGTTGAAGTTGTCCAGCAGGATCGTAGTTTCTCTCTtcgtaaattaaattatttccaaGCTCCTCATTTATGTAACCATGTGGTTTTGGCATTCCAGGAAAATCACTTAAACTCTTTCTACTGCGTTGAAGAagtttttcaatttcaatcaacgtCAGATTGAGAATTTCTTCATTTGTTAGACGCAGATCTGTTAAatgaacaaaataaataaatcgcTGGTAAATATTGGAATAGCATAGTAATATTATGTGTAATTAATTACTCTGATCATATTTTTGTAATATACCTCTGTTGTTTGCAATCCTTTGCTGAGAATACAGAATTCCATCAGATAACAGATGTTGAGTTTTACTCCATACATGCTTAGGCCTATTAATGCTACTTGACAATAACATGTGAACAAAAAGTAATCTCAAATAATGTCCAGAACCCCAATGAAATGCTTCTGTTATTGCAGCTATGAATTCTCGATCATCCCCAATAAATCCCATAGCAAAACATGCATCACGGAAAGTATCGTACCTAACATTGTTTACTGTCTTTATTTCATCGTAGCTTTTCGGCCCTTTGACATGTGTTAGCATCATCCTTAGATAGTACAACTCCCCAGTAGTTGGAGGAACCCAAATTAGTCTTCCAATTGTGTATCCCTTTTGTCTGGGTTTCCACTCTCTTTTTTTCTTAACGTATACaaactttgaaacaaaattgCTATACGTTAGTTGGCGCGCTTCGTCGTATTTCTTGTTTGCTTCAAACCAAGAAGTAAACATCGACTCAGTAACGCTCGGTTTATCAAGGACTTTGGTAATGGGACTGACATCAGTATAAAAAACAGAATTTTGTCCCTCCCCATGAAAGTGAAGTCTTTCTACAGCTGGTTTTCTTCCATGAATGGAAAAACCATAAATTCTCCAAGCAGCTTCACTTGGAGAAACGTACCTACAGTCAATATACTGCTTTATTTCATCGACGGTTTCGTGTTGCGAAACAGATCCATCTTCATTCATGACAATTGCAGCAGTTATTCTGTCGTATCCTTTGTTGAtgtatttaaacaaatatttgacGGATGTGCTTTGATTGCACCATTCCATATTAATATGAGCTCTGTACTTCAACAATAACTTTGAATTGTAAGGAACAACAAATCTGTTATCAATCTCAATTCCATTCTTAGAAACTGTGTGTCCGTTGTCCCTTCGTCTATACACCGGATATCCATCTTGATCAACGATCGTATCACGTCTGAAATCTTTAGGGAAGTATTTAGAACATTTTCCCTCCTTCATACACGTAGAATTACGAAAAGCATTTCCGCAAGGTCCGTGTATCATGTGAGATTTGACCAAGTTATATAACTCTTCGTCGGTGTCTTTGTTTGGTATTTCTGCTGATATGATACGATCAATGTCAGCGGGTGTTGGGTACTTGCTCGACGGATGAAGGAAAATTAATATGTGCGCATGGGGCAACCCTCTTTTTTGGAACTCAATTGTGTACATATCTACAAATATAAAATTAACATATTAGTCTATAACATGACATAAAAAATGaataaggaaattaaattaatcaaagttACAAATTACTTACACGCAAGAACCTTTCCCATGATACTCTTTTTAGTCAAATCGGACAGTAACGAATCAAATTTCAATTTGAAGATTCTTGTTATGAGATCCGGACGATCAGACGCTTTCAGATTTGTAGAACTTAATACGCGTTGTATTTCTGGCCAATTGGGATTACATGTGAATGTAATAAATAAATCAGGAAATCCAACATAACTACAAATTGCCATGCCATCGAAGTATAACTGATCCATAAATCTACGGCTTCCAACATACGACGAAGGTAGGACAACTCTTTTCCCTGTAGCTGCACCACGTGTATGTCCATTTGTCCTAGCATCTGCAAGATGATCATACTTCCCTACTCGTAGTTTTGACTGATTCTTTCTTAACCATCGAAGTCTCTCAGATTCCATCATTGTAAAACCATCTACCAAAAACTGTTGAAATAACCTCCTTGACCTGAGAATTGTCTGTGCCTCGTTTTTTCTTGACTGAATCCTAAAGGCGAACCACTCTCTGATTGTAAGTCTGTTTCTCTTGGTTGCATCCTCCCATGGAACATCGTCAATTTCCGATACCGTGGTCGTTGTTTCTGCATTACGGACCGTTGTAGATCCTTTATTGCGATGCCGTATGTTTGGTCTGTAACCATCTTCGCCGTAAGGGAAAAGTAAAGGATATTGAAAACCCAAATAAGAAGTGTGATATTCATCTATTCTCTGAAGTTGGCCACATTGTTTTTGCATTATAATATCCCTTTTTTCTGCAGTATCAACATCACCAACAAtgagagcagcaacttctgaaactGTTGGTTGATTATATATTCTTCCATCATTTTGACGATCAGAAATGAGACGGAGTTTTAGATCTGCAACATTTCCTTCAGAAAGTCTATCCCTTGCCATCTTAAATGACTGAGCATGAACATTATGTTCATATAACATTGAAGACAACTTTTCAACTATATTAATATCAACTCCGTCCCTTTTTCTGCAAAACATCCAACATATAGAGTTCAGAATGTTGAGAATTGCAACAACAAAATAATATACAGTGTTGAAACAAAGATGTATAAAGTAAAAACCTGAAAATATCAAATCTATTCTGAACTTCATGTTCAGTATCGAATATATATAGTTGGGCAAAACGGGCCTTTTCACCTGGCAAAGGTAACATGCTGCCTATACGATGACATGTTTGACCTTGAATACGATAGTTAGGGGGACCTCTACCATTATTAAATCTGTTATCCATTTTAGCACCCGGAGAAGTAAATGCGAACATCATATTGTAAAGACGAATTTGTTGTTGGAATCTTTTTGATTCACTTTCGTTTTGTTCAAACAACAGGCTCTGCAATACGGGTGGAGGTTGTCTCAACAAAGGTATTTGAACCTTTCCTTCTCCACAACACATTGAGAACTTAGGATTAGCAGAATGTCGAGACTTGTTTTTCCTCTCCATATACCACATATTTGCACCACATTGCTGACACTCACATGATGGGTCACCTAAATCGTAGTATTCTCCTAAACAAAAATGTACAGTTGTCAGGTAAAATAACATAATAGATAatgattttttaaagaaagaaacatatcaataaaataaaatacaacctGATCTTTGAACATCTACTTCTTCAATGTCAGTGTCAAAACCTACTTCATGCTCGTCGTTTGAATAGTTGGAAACTGAACTGCAGGCTACAACAGCATAGTAAAAAATGAGTTAGAaaatattatgttattatatttggttaaatgTAAGAACATTCAAAATCGGTTAATAATCCATCACAATAAAGTTACTAACCATCTGAAGAATTACCGGAACCTTCATCCCCTTCACTGTCATCTTGGAAAAGTTCGTTGGTGCTGGAATCTGGATTAGGTGTATGGCTTGAAGATGCTGTCGCACCGCTCATAAACTGGTTATCAAATCTCCTTCTGAGGTTAACTCCTAAATTGTTAATGTTCTTTACAGAAACAACTCTTGGGCGTTTTTTTGCTAATGAACTTGGCAATGTATTCAATGTTGATATATTGTGAGTTTTCTGCTGTGTATTTCGATCAGTTATGGTGGAACTTGGAATATTTGGAGAAATAGAAGATAGTGGTAATCTGAAATGCGAAGATATAGTATCAGCAGGGGGTTGAGTTTGACATGCATTTTCTTTGTTCATTGCCGCCAATCCCTTGGCTCTCTTAGCTCGAAGAACACGCATTCTATGATGTCTAGCATCAAATTGCCTTTTTCTTCTGATAACATTCATGAAGTGATCATGCTCATCGCTTTGTTTCTTTTCCATGATTTTTTACTTTGAAGATACAATCATTCTGCAAAATATGGCTGAATATGCAGGGAAGCATGAAATATATAGACAAAGACTCCCTCCAAACTATTTGTTTATGGAGGGAAATAGCTGAATATGAAAAGTTTATGTCATCTCCCTATTTTATGCAGTTAAAAATATTGTGACTTAATCATTAAATAAGCAAAAAATGAATGCACCAAGCAACCATAATTGCATGAAGCGTGCACAAATAAGATGAGAATGTAGTGCAAGCTACAGTTTATATGTCAGGTAGGTATGATGGTTGACATAATGCTGGTGCAGTTTTCAAGAGTGACATTAAAAAATTTGTAAAACACATTTCGTGAGGTTATATTTAAATAATGCATGCAGTATTCAAATCAagttaatgaataaaaaaattttgcATGAGAGGAATCTGTTGAAAAAGCAATTACTGAAAATATCATTGCCAAAATTATGTTAATTGAGAAGTGAATAATTAACTTAAAATGCAAGACATTACTGTAAATAACATTGACAAAATTATGGTTTAATGAAAAAATACTGTGCAAATCAAAACGATTCTGATATACAAtttattattcaaaaattaattttcacTTGCAGGTAAGAAGAAATATCATGTAGGATGGTTTACcactaatttttttttccaattcaTATGGATCGTATAATCGGACAACATATCACGCAATATTAAACACAAACAACAGTTAATATATTTAGCATTGTATAATCggacaatatatcatgcaatattaaacacaaacaacataccatacACCATTGCTACAGAGAAATTATAAGAAAACCAACATGATAATTGATATTTGATATCATATGACAAAATGATAATTGATATTTAATCCATGGATCGTAACTCGTGTATCTTGTACCAAAACATTAAAACAACTGTCAAGAAAATATCACAAAATAACAATAATGATGGAAATTAAAATGGTTCTGGTGTAGTCTTCATGCATCAGATTCAATCTTAACTTTCTTTGCAGGCTTGGTTCCTGAGAGCTGGGTAGTACCATACGCTTGTAATTCAGAATCTACAGCATCAAGATAAACAGGACTTCCTTTGGATGGAGTATTGGTCACTTGTTTATCAGGATCATTTTCTCCATATGCTGACAACGACTCCTGGAAGAAAACAAATTAACAGTAAGTATAAAGAAAATACTGTAATTAACAGGCTAAAGTTTAGTCAACATTAACATACAATGGATTCATCAACACGATCAACAACTGGGTTTTGGTTTAAAGATTTGCTATCTCCCTGCAGATCAGATATTGAGATGAAGAttaagatacaaatattgataaaTAGACATATGTAGATGTTCAAAGAAAAATTTCCATACTTCATCAGTAATATAATCTTTCTCAATTTCCTTTACAAACTCTTCATCATAGGAAAGTTTCCAAACAGATGCTTGGCCAAATGTTGGCTGAACTTTAGCCCTAAACGCCATCTTTTTACCAAGTAGCATGTCAAGATCATCTGGATATATCATTGGGTCGTCGTCACCTTCCTGCACATTAAATTTAATGTAAGTACTTCATTCATatacaaataaacattaaaatagGTAATGAATTAAAATGAACCTCAAGCATTGCTTTATAAATACTATCAGCAGACTTTCCAATAATGTCGGCACAGTCAGAGTCCCAAAACACAAAGCGAAATTTGGAATCACCATCAACTACATATATGTCAACTCGATACCTTTTTACATAAATGCATAGGAAAATACAATTAGAACACTACAAATATTGAAACATGGCAAATGAATTAATCTGATTAATAATTGAAAAATACAACCTTGGTATGGCATGTTCTACATTCTGTCCACATGAACATTTGTATGGATTGTTCACATCAGATGCCTTTAAAGAACATTTAGTACACCCATAATAAAACCAACCGTGTTTTGAGACAAAAAATCTTTGAGTTGTTCCAACAGTAACGCATAACATGTCCTAAGATACAATaagttaaatataaaaaaatgcaaCACTCTAACAAAAATCATCTGTATAAAATAATATTGATCTTACTATTTGAAATTTGTCATAACCATGTACCTGTTTCACCTTGCAAAGTTCACTGAGAGAAATACACTTGGCCTTATGAACGAAACTTTCGACTGGGGTGAATTGAGAGGCACCAGACCAAAGAGACATTCCCTTCGAAGACTGCGAAGGCTTTTCAGTCTGCTCATTTGACGGTAACCTGAAACATTGAACCAAAAATAAATGTAAATGATGATAAATTTTAAGGGAGCTTATTATACTTTAAGAATATAACAATTTGTGTATACTTTGATAAATACTCAGTTATCTCTGGAATGTCTTCGTTAATAAGCAACTTAGATCCACTCCATCCATTTGAGACTGAAATAGACCAAAATTAGAGTATCAAATTTATTGCTCTGCGGATAGTATTTGAAAAATAGGAGATTATTGATACAAACCTTGTGATTCCTTTATCATTGCATGAGTTAGTATTATTACAATAGCACCACTGTTTTTTTCGTCGTGGTAGAAGTCCAAAATTTTTGTTCCGTAACTCTCCCATAATGTGCAGTTAACAATGACTCCTCTGcagaaataaacataaaaatatcaATAAGATAATAATGATGGAACACAGTTGTAATATTTGAATTGAGAtaatttacttcaagtctttaaGACTCAATGAAACAAATGATTTTTTTCCAGAATTGTTGTATTGAAAATTGTTGATTTCTTGAACCACACCAATGATATCTACAAAACATAGTGAAAGAGAAAGTTAAAATAAACTTCTGTAATAATAAACAACATTGTAGTATGAAGAAATCAAATGACCTAATATATTTACCTTCAAGTCGGTTCATCTCACAATTTCCTCCAAGAATATCATTAAAGTCtttgaaaaaaaatcttttgGGAGGAAGGTTCTGAATTTCAACTTCCTTAACAGTTGTACCACCAATAAACACAAATTTCTTGTCGTGATCACAAAGCTTCCACTGAAAATCGTTTTCATAAACAGTTCCATTGTTGATTATGCAAGACATGTTTTCGCGTATTCGTGCTTTCCATTTTGGTGTGTGGTCAGAACGAATCAAAACTTGTATCCTATCACCCTGACGAtgacaaacaacaacaatatcataaCTGAAAAATATAATAACCTAATAAACTTGTTGAGAGAATACGAAGCATTACCGATACGTCCATTATAACCATCTCCAGATGCTCCTTACCCTTGCTGTTGATAACACTCCAAAAATCAACAACTCGAACGGCCAATCTCCATGTTTCTTTTGAATCGTTGACATCCTTAATCGGGGAAAACTTTCTGCTCATATTCTGTTGAGAAAAGTAGTGGAAGAAACAGAACTCTATCAGTAAGGTTGAATGGAGAAAAAATAATGGAAATGGTGAAGGTGAAGAGAAACCCTACCGCTCCACTGCTGTTTGAAAAATGGGAATAGGGAGATGGAAAAGTTTGCACATGCAGTGGTTAGACTTGATACGAAAATATATAGACATAGGGAGAAATAATGAAAAGGTAGCCTTTCATAAATATGTATGTTCCACATGCAGTAAAATTATAGAATGCAGTGCACGTTTTTACATATTCCAATAATTAACTTTTGCATTAAGTAAAGTGTTGGAATGTAATGATGATTAAATGTAAAATTACGCTCAGGGGTATGCAAAACCATGTTTTATTGTTTGTCATTAGGGTAATTAAGGCAATTTGGTAgtaattcatttttatatattaaaatagactaGCTTTTTAGAACATTTCTTCTTTTTAGTTCATGTTTTGTCTAATAAAAAGAATCTTTGTTTTCCCTATAAATTTTCTAGAAATAAAGAGTtcataaaacttttttttatctaATCAAGTTAGTTTTTTAGATTAGGTTTTGGATATAAAACACTAATACTATTTTCAAAGACATTTAGAGATCGAATTTGTTTACTTAAGCTTACTTGTTTGTCTTTGCCTTTCTTGAATAATCTTCTTAATTGTTGTTTAGCTCCATTAGAATTGttcataatattaaaaaacctcaaaaaatagttttcattcaataaaatctttTGATCCAATGCCAAGtcttttcaaattaatctcatttTTCACTTcacatatttcaataaattttgGTCAACACCAAGTTCCTCTTTCAATCTTCCTTTTTCACAAAACTtcaaaaaatactttaaataatcGAATCGAGTTTGGTTTTTAATggatgaagaagggtttgtacgtacttgtacaaattGTTCCAAAACATTTAGGTGAtgaccgttaagcctttgtttgaatgtttggattccattaaagactctttaaaactcgatttgttCACCTTTTACCAAACGCTTTTAACAATCGAATCGAATTTGGTTTTTAATGGATAAAGAAGgttttgtacgtacttgtacaagttatTCTAAAGCATTTAAGCGATggtcgttaagcttttgtttaaatgcttgAATCCCATTAAAGATCTTTCAAAATCGATTTGTCTCTTTATTCtacaaaacacttaaaaataattCCAACCCACCTAATCACTCTTTTTTTCGCCCAAGTGCAAATCCCTTTCATCGCCCAACTGCGAATCTTTCCATAACAAACCTTGGTCAATACCAAGTTCCTTTTTCCAATCAAAACGCTTTCTACTATCGACTCAAGTTTAGTCTACAATGGATGAATTTAGAAGGGTTTGTACATACTTGTAGAAGttgttctaaagcatttaggcgatggtcgttaagcctttgtttgaatgcttgtatcacattaaggacttctcaaaactcgagTCGTTTCAATCCTTCATTATCTCACCCAAGTGCCAATCTCTTTCACCatccaagaggggtttgtacgtacttgtacaaattTCTCTtttaagcatttaggcgatggccgttaagccattgtttgaatGCTTGAATGCCATTGAAGACTTCTTAAAACTAGATCCGTCTCNNNNNNNNNNNNNNNNNNNNNNNNNNNNNNNNNNNNNNNNNNNNNNNNNNNNNNNNNNNNNNNNNNNNNNNNNNNNNNNNNNNNNNNNNNNNNNNNNNNNgggaaaaatattccaaaatattacaTTTGCAAgtgtaacgaatttcgtgacttttatgtagtatagcacacgaaaatcttctaaaacacTAAAatctgcaagtttaacgaacttcatgacttttacgtagtatagcacacgaaaatcttccaaaagaccaaattttgcaagtttaacaaacttcgtgacatttatgtagtatagcacacgcaaatcttcaaaaataccaaattttgaaaatttatcgaACTTCTTGTATTTTATATAGTatattgcacacgaaaatcttccaaaatccaatgtaaccaagtttaacaaacttcgtgagttttcattaacatagcacacggaaatcttccaaaatattaaaatttgcaagtttaacaaacttcatgacttttatgtagtatagcacagaaaatcttccaaaatattaaaatttgcaagtttaacaaacttcatgacttttatgtagtatagcacagaaaatcttccaaaatattaaaatttgtaggattaacgaacttcgtgacttttttgtagtatagcaaatgaaaatcttccaaaccattaaaattagaaagtttactgaaattcgtgacttttatgtagtatagcacacgaaaatcttccaaaatattaaagtttacaagtttaacgaactttgtcacttttatgtagtatagcacacgaaattaatccagaaaattaaaatttgtgagtttaatgaatttcgtgacttttatgtagtatagcacacgaaaatcttccaaaagaccaaattttgcaagtttaacgaacttcgtgacttttatgtagtatagcacacgcaaatcttcaaaaattccaaaatttgaaagtttaacgaacgtcgtgtattttatgtagtatatagcacacgaaaatcttccaaaataccaatgtaaccaagtttaacaaaattcgtgacttttatgtattatagcacacgaaaatcttccaaaacattaaaaattgcaagtttaacgaacttcgtgacttttatgtagtatagcacagaaaatattccaaaatattaaaatttgcaagtttaacaaacttcatgacttttatgtagtatagcacagaaaatcttccaaaatattaaaatttgtaagattaacgaactttgtgacttttatgtagtatagcaaatgaaaatcttccaaaacattaaaattagAAAGTTTACGGAaattcgagacttttatgtagtatagcacacgaaaatcttccaaaatattaaaatttacaagtttaacgaactttgtgacttttttgtagtatagcacacgaaaatcatccagaaaattaaaatttgtgagtttaatgaacttcgtgacttttatgtagtatagcacacgcaaatctttcaaaatatcaatgtatgcaagtttaacgagcttcgagacttttacgtagtatagcacacgaaaatcttccaaaatattaaaatttattaatttaacaaacttcgtgacttttatgtagttcagcacacgaaaatcttccaaaatattaaaatttataagttttacaaacttcgtaacttttatgtagtttaacacacgaaaatcttccaaaatattaaaatttacaagtttaacaaacttcgtgaattttgtgtagtatagcacacgaaaatcttccaaaatattaaaatttataagttta from Vicia villosa cultivar HV-30 ecotype Madison, WI linkage group LG4, Vvil1.0, whole genome shotgun sequence encodes the following:
- the LOC131596756 gene encoding uncharacterized protein LOC131596756 gives rise to the protein MEKKQSDEHDHFMNVIRRKRQFDARHHRMRVLRAKRAKGLAAMNKENACQTQPPADTISSHFRLPLSSISPNIPSSTITDRNTQQKTHNISTLNTLPSSLAKKRPRVVSVKNINNLGVNLRRRFDNQFMSGATASSSHTPNPDSSTNELFQDDSEGDEGSGNSSDACSSVSNYSNDEHEVGFDTDIEEVDVQRSGEYYDLGDPSCECQQCGANMWYMERKNKSRHSANPKFSMCCGEGKVQIPLLRQPPPVLQSLLFEQNESESKRFQQQIRLYNMMFAFTSPGAKMDNRFNNGRGPPNYRIQGQTCHRIGSMLPLPGEKARFAQLYIFDTEHEVQNRFDIFRKRDGVDINIVEKLSSMLYEHNVHAQSFKMARDRLSEGNVADLKLRLISDRQNDGRIYNQPTVSEVAALIVGDVDTAEKRDIIMQKQCGQLQRIDEYHTSYLGFQYPLLFPYGEDGYRPNIRHRNKGSTTVRNAETTTTVSEIDDVPWEDATKRNRLTIREWFAFRIQSRKNEAQTILRSRRLFQQFLVDGFTMMESERLRWLRKNQSKLRVGKYDHLADARTNGHTRGAATGKRVVLPSSYVGSRRFMDQLYFDGMAICSYVGFPDLFITFTCNPNWPEIQRVLSSTNLKASDRPDLITRIFKLKFDSLLSDLTKKSIMGKVLAYMYTIEFQKRGLPHAHILIFLHPSSKYPTPADIDRIISAEIPNKDTDEELYNLVKSHMIHGPCGNAFRNSTCMKEGKCSKYFPKDFRRDTIVDQDGYPVYRRRDNGHTVSKNGIEIDNRFVVPYNSKLLLKYRAHINMEWCNQSTSVKYLFKYINKGYDRITAAIVMNEDGSVSQHETVDEIKQYIDCRYVSPSEAAWRIYGFSIHGRKPAVERLHFHGEGQNSVFYTDVSPITKVLDKPSVTESMFTSWFEANKKYDEARQLTYSNFVSKFVYVKKKREWKPRQKGYTIGRLIWVPPTTGELYYLRMMLTHVKGPKSYDEIKTVNNVRYDTFRDACFAMGFIGDDREFIAAITEAFHWGSGHYLRLLFVHMLLSSSINRPKHVWSKTQHLLSDGILYSQQRIANNRDLRLTNEEILNLTLIEIEKLLQRSRKSLSDFPGMPKPHGYINEELGNNLIYEERNYDPAGQLQQFNTLYNNLTDEQRDVFKQILTAVDTQNGGVFFLYGYGGTGKTYMWRTLASYIRSRRQICLTVASSGIASLLLPGGRTAHSKFKIPIPTLESSTCDINKGSDRGNMLKLSKLIIWDEAPMCHKFCFEALDKTLRDIMGGTRSSDKIFGGKVIVFGGDFRQILPVIPRGSRSNIIHATINSSYIWDHCKVLKLTKNMRLQQSGTTISASELERFSNWILKVGDGKLAEPNDGYADIDIPADILISNFDDPLRAIFENTYPNFEAKFNNVAFLQSRAILAGTIETVDEINHYVLDNLPGDEKEYLSSDSVDTHDGDGNECFDVLTPEFLNGLRTSGLPNHRIRLKVNTPIMLLRNIDQAEGLCNGTRLIVTRLADHVIEAKIISGKNIGGIIYIARMDITPTQTPWPFRMTRRQFPITVCYAMTINKSQGQSLDHVGIYLPRSVFSHGQLYVAVSRVKSRKGLKILIHDKEKLPLTTTTNVVFKEVFENV
- the LOC131596757 gene encoding replication protein A 70 kDa DNA-binding subunit C-like, with translation MSRKFSPIKDVNDSKETWRLAVRVVDFWSVINSKGKEHLEMVIMDVSGDRIQVLIRSDHTPKWKARIRENMSCIINNGTVYENDFQWKLCDHDKKFVFIGGTTVKEVEIQNLPPKRFFFKDFNDILGGNCEMNRLEDIIGVVQEINNFQYNNSGKKSFVSLSLKDLKGVIVNCTLWESYGTKILDFYHDEKNSGAIVIILTHAMIKESQVSNGWSGSKLLINEDIPEITEYLSKLPSNEQTEKPSQSSKGMSLWSGASQFTPVESFVHKAKCISLSELCKVKQDMLCVTVGTTQRFFVSKHGWFYYGCTKCSLKASDVNNPYKCSCGQNVEHAIPRYRVDIYVVDGDSKFRFVFWDSDCADIIGKSADSIYKAMLEEGDDDPMIYPDDLDMLLGKKMAFRAKVQPTFGQASVWKLSYDEEFVKEIEKDYITDEGDSKSLNQNPVVDRVDESIESLSAYGENDPDKQVTNTPSKGSPVYLDAVDSELQAYGTTQLSGTKPAKKVKIESDA